In Brassica napus cultivar Da-Ae chromosome C2, Da-Ae, whole genome shotgun sequence, the sequence CCTTGCAAGCCGCCTTCTTTGCAAATCTTGATGGCCTCGTCGAATGAGTTTCTTCTCACATCCTTATAGATCTCAGATCCTCCATTTGTTAAGAAGAATacctaaaaaatatataagcatTTCAGCTACATAacccagttttttttttaaataagcaCGAGTGTTTCAAACGCCAGTTTCTGGTGGGAAGTAATTAATCAGTGTCATGATGGTACGGataggaaaaagaaaccaaataAGCAATCTTACGGGATAACTTATTTGCATATTCCTGATGAGTAGAGCTGCATCAGGATGAAAACTAGAGAAAATTATGGGCCGGCTCTCGGCATGCTCATTCACAACCTGTTCATAAACAATTGATAACCAGAAGTTCAATCAAGAACAAATATCAGATGGGTGAAAAATATGTTGTTTACCatttaacatttacaccaaaaaaaaaaaaattttggttaacCTTCAAGATGTTGTCAAGAGTTTGACGTAACTTTTCTTCTCCATACACAGTATTATCGTCGAATTTGAGCTCGATATTGAACCCTACGGAGCGTTTAACTTTcacaaaggcatcttgaagggTGCACAAAGGATCATCCTTCACGACTTTCCACTCAAAGATTCGTCCGTCTTTTGTCTTCCTGAACATAGGCTTCACATTTGCGCCATCCTTTTGTGGTCCATAAGAGAGAAATTCATGTAAAGGCATTTCGGTTACTCTTTTCTCAGTGATTACTCcctgaaaaaaaattgataccaACTTTGATGATTTCTAATTTTGGTAACCAGAACAATTTTCTACCAGTAAACGATTATCTATgtggaaaagaaagaaaaaactaaccttttcttgtGTGAACATAAAGATATCATGGAAAATTACAGGGCAACCATCTCTTGTTACCTACAAAAATTGTTACATGCTTTATTTAGGCTGtcaatgcttttttttttgtcaacggcTGTCAATGTTTCAAACGCGAAATTATGCAATTTgtatttatctatattattaaaactaaagtacatttgaaatttttttaaaaacatagatagcaatataaaaaaaaagaatatagtgttgtttggaaacatgtataTAAGTATATTATGCAATTTGcgtttatctattttaaaaaatgaaaattgtttggaaacatagatagcaATAAAAAGAGAGTATaatgttgtttggaaacatggatagaagtatattaagaaaaaaagtaataggCTTATGTTATTAACAAAAATAGGAAGtccattatattatattatattataaaaatttagtctgttttaaaatatacgaaaatagCTCAATCCAATTACCTAAGAACATCTTTTgtctaaaataatcataaaacaaaatttaaactttatatacatatttcaaatcaaaataataacttaaaattgatttatatcaaaaattgattcaaaaatatacatatattcaaaaattgattttaactaaaatattttccaataaccattacaaaaatattttcaatatatataataaaaatacaatacaaagctcaatttcaaacaccaacttaaattatgatttttatatcacattaaatttaaaaatataatatatgtgattatttatgtgattgtacatataaaaatactattaattatatgatgctacatataaaatactattaattatatgatgacacaatatgatatataatagtgactaaaaaataaatagcaacatatttttgaaaaaatacatCCAGGCACACGGATTAAAGTctagttatatttaaaaaaaacttcacttcaaaaaatgaacaatatttattaaaaatttaaataaaaatccttTTGCAAACACGTTAATTGCGAATGGAATTTTCCTTCTGTTTTTGTGTTGCTGTTTGTGTTTGGTGTTTACAGTTACAATTTACTAAAAGCAAAATTATTTAACACTAAAACTTGTGGTTTCAATTTCAAAGTTGTACTTTGCATGCAAAAGCAAAagcaaacataaaataaaaccaaataattGAAACCGTATCATCGATATGATTGTGGTTTCTTTCTTGATAGGTGAAAAATCAAACCTGGACATCAAATTCAACGAAGTCAATGGGAAAATCTGCAGCAACATTGAAAGAAAGAATAGAATTTTCTTTGATGGATTTCATTTTCTCGTCCGGAGATTGAAGGATGTTCATCCCAAATCCTCGGTGACCCATCACAACAAATTTAGGAAAACCAAATTCATCCTTCTTCTTATCATCTTCAACACCTAAGACCAATCATAAGATATTAGAAActcaaataaagaaataaaatgagaTTTTCTTAAgaatcaattttatatttagtaCCTGATGAAAACTTGGCAGAAGATACTGACAATGCCATAGTCTCGAGAGCAATGTTTAATGTCTTGCTGAACAAACTTAAAATTTATAGAAACAATGATTGTGAACGAAAGAAGCAGAGGGAATCTCCATAGTGACAAGATCAGAATATTCCATTCGATACAAAAGAAGTGTCTAGAGATCGAATGGAAtaatcttcagttttttttcttacctCGAAAACAGTTTTTCTTGATTTATTCAGTGAATCTCAttctctttgattattttgatatcttttgttttgtctttttctggACGATTCTATTTGGTTCGCGATTTATAGGACAGATGGAGACCGTTTTATTTAGacgagtatatatatatacacttgaataaaacaatcttcttctttttttgggaATGTGCTGAGTTAATATTTAGGTTAGAATGGCTGCTAAAAATGAATGGGAACATTTTGGATAAATGGTTCTGATTACCAAAATTAGAACAAAATAAGtgtttatatttattgttaGAATAAGtgtttacatttgtttttttgtattttctgttatttctaaatatgtatatcatttataaatatttttttacaaatttaattatatattgccATTCTGTTGAGAGGGAATTTTGCTCCCATGCATATTATTTTCTGTGTCTACATCTAACTTGTCAAAtgaatcaatatttttattatattattattaaacactAGGGGTATAGCCCCCACGCAAACGCGGAGCCGGATAAGTTATTGATCGTTGTGTAGTTTTGTGTACGGGATTTTTtcgtttatttttttccatttttgtttttcCGTGTTGTATATAATGGTGATGAACATAACATTTGAAAGTCACACGGTTTGATTAAGTTGATATAAGAATGACCGGCGAATTCATATGCATTATTTTCGTAATGATTTGATCGACCATTAGCTTTATTAGCGCTTTCATGTTTAAAAGATAAAGTTTATGAAGTTCTTTAATATTTACTTAGGTAGTTGTtagtaaataaaacaaatagtgtaaggaacaaaatataaaatttgaattcaaaaaattaaacaatatatcaaacaataaattaaattatttatttatagagtCTTACtcgattttgttaaaaatagtttatggtggacaaaaaaaaatgttagaaataggtaaaccaaaaaaatacaccACTGACAAATCTTGTATGAGTTAGAACC encodes:
- the LOC106379192 gene encoding glycerophosphodiester phosphodiesterase GDPD3-like isoform X4, which gives rise to MALSVSSAKFSSGVEDDKKKDEFGFPKFVVMGHRGFGMNILQSPDEKMKSIKENSILSFNVAADFPIDFVEFDVQVTRDGCPVIFHDIFMFTQEKGVITEKRVTEMPLHEFLSYGPQKDGANVKPMFRKTKDGRIFEWKVVKDDPLCTLQDAFVKVKRSVGFNIELKFDDNTVYGEEKLRQTLDNILKVVNEHAESRPIIFSSFHPDAALLIRNMQISYPVFFLTNGGSEIYKDVRRNSFDEAIKICKEGGLQGIVSEVKAILRTPNAVQRVKDSKLSLISYGQLNNAVEVLYLQYLMGVEGVIVDMVMEISEAIASISVRNKEDDEEDDGRKSMIMFGEERTKRNRFDNIFKG
- the LOC106379192 gene encoding glycerophosphodiester phosphodiesterase GDPD3-like isoform X1, whose translation is MALSVSSAKFSSGVEDDKKKDEFGFPKFVVMGHRGFGMNILQSPDEKMKSIKENSILSFNVAADFPIDFVEFDVQVTRDGCPVIFHDIFMFTQEKGVITEKRVTEMPLHEFLSYGPQKDGANVKPMFRKTKDGRIFEWKVVKDDPLCTLQDAFVKVKRSVGFNIELKFDDNTVYGEEKLRQTLDNILKVVNEHAESRPIIFSSFHPDAALLIRNMQISYPVFFLTNGGSEIYKDVRRNSFDEAIKICKEGGLQGIVSEVKAILRTPNAVQRVKDSKLSLISYGQLNNAVEVLYLQYLMGVEGVIVDMVMEISEAIASISVRNKEDDEEDDGRKSMIMFGEERTKTSVAESNFGRRIKKPSAEKQLLNSKIVYKE
- the LOC106379192 gene encoding glycerophosphodiester phosphodiesterase GDPD3-like isoform X5: MALSVSSAKFSSGVEDDKKKDEFGFPKFVVMGHRGFGMNILQSPDEKMKSIKENSILSFNVAADFPIDFVEFDVQVTRDGCPVIFHDIFMFTQEKGVITEKRVTEMPLHEFLSYGPQKDGANVKPMFRKTKDGRIFEWKVVKDDPLCTLQDAFVKVKRSVGFNIELKFDDNTVYGEEKLRQTLDNILKVVNEHAESRPIIFSSFHPDAALLIRNMQISYPVFFLTNGGSEIYKDVRRNSFDEAIKICKEGGLQGIVSEVKAILRTPNAVQRVKDSKLSLISYGQLNNAVEVLYLQYLMGVEGVIVDMVMEISEAIASISVRNKEDDEEDDGRKSMIMFGEERTKTKEISYNA
- the LOC106379192 gene encoding glycerophosphodiester phosphodiesterase GDPD3-like isoform X3, with the protein product MALSVSSAKFSSGVEDDKKKDEFGFPKFVVMGHRGFGMNILQSPDEKMKSIKENSILSFNVAADFPIDFVEFDVQVTRDGCPVIFHDIFMFTQEKGVITEKRVTEMPLHEFLSYGPQKDGANVKPMFRKTKDGRIFEWKVVKDDPLCTLQDAFVKVKRSVGFNIELKFDDNTVYGEEKLRQTLDNILKVVNEHAESRPIIFSSFHPDAALLIRNMQISYPVFFLTNGGSEIYKDVRRNSFDEAIKICKEGGLQGIVSEVKAILRTPNAVQRVKDSKLSLISYGQLNNAVEVLYLQYLMGVEGVIVDMVMEISEAIASISVRNKEDDEEDDGRKSMIMFGEERTKLLYNVEDEFDHPSRPEE
- the LOC106379192 gene encoding glycerophosphodiester phosphodiesterase GDPD3-like isoform X2: MALSVSSAKFSSGVEDDKKKDEFGFPKFVVMGHRGFGMNILQSPDEKMKSIKENSILSFNVAADFPIDFVEFDVQVTRDGCPVIFHDIFMFTQEKGVITEKRVTEMPLHEFLSYGPQKDGANVKPMFRKTKDGRIFEWKVVKDDPLCTLQDAFVKVKRSVGFNIELKFDDNTVYGEEKLRQTLDNILKVVNEHAESRPIIFSSFHPDAALLIRNMQISYPVFFLTNGGSEIYKDVRRNSFDEAIKICKEGGLQGIVSEVKAILRTPNAVQRVKDSKLSLISYGQLNNAVEVLYLQYLMGVEGVIVDMVMEISEAIASISVRNKEDDEEDDGRKSMIMFGEERTKVKISKDAIAFLTKYAPKLLQQ